From the genome of Medicago truncatula cultivar Jemalong A17 chromosome 2, MtrunA17r5.0-ANR, whole genome shotgun sequence:
AAATAGGAACAGAATtttcatagattttttttttgaaattcttataattgatgtttttttttttaactatattaTGATATAGAGTATAATTATTTCGGCAATCTGATTGAAACTTTGATCCAATGTATTTTTTGGTTACCCATATAGTAAAGTTTTATTTTACGCCCGGTCGAGGTGGGATTATTGTTGCTTTCACGTTTATTTTGCTCGTAACATTCGAACAAAGCCTAGGAGTTTTGAATGTTTAATGACTATGTAGAACTTGTGGTTATATGTTTAGAGTTGAATTGGATGTTTGtatagtttatttatatttatgatgTTGGTTGCAGCAgagtttgattttttgtgttgCTCGAAATGGGTGTTCCTAAGCAAAAATGGTCAGAAGAAGAGGAATCCGCACTTAAAGCTGGAGTTATCAAGCATGGGGTGGGTAAATGGCGTACGATCCTCAAGGATCCTGAATTTAACCATGTTTTATACCTTCGGTCAAATGTTGATCTAAAGGTTTGCTTATGTTGTGcttatttattcatttgttgTGGTAATGAATTGCATTAATGTTGGACCGTAAAATCTGGATCTAAAGGTTTCTTTATGTGGGTTGTTGGATAGGATAAATGGCGAAATTTGAGCGTGATGGCAAGTGGATGGGCTTCGAGGGAGAAGCCAAAGGGAGCAATGAAAAGGGTGCATTATCAGGCACCAAGACATGAGGACAACTCTATGGCTGTCACTCCTTTTTTTCTAAGCGATGATGAAATTGTTGATGTTCAGCCTCTTCAAGTTTCAAGAGATATGCTGCAAATTTCTGGCCCAAAAAGCTCTAGTATAAGGTTGggcccaatttttttattttatttttgtttttttaatatggtAACTTATTTAATTGTTGTCTAATTGCGTTGACAAATAGCAGCCATAGCATGGtgaaatttaaataaactaCTATTGTTCTGTGATACACAATTCGGTACAAAATATCATAGTAATAGCGCAGTTAGATTCTCTGGTTGAAATACGGGAGAACCCTATTCAATTCTTGATGGGATCAGAAATGGAGTCTTGCAAATTATCCCCTCAAGTGGAAGATAATTTCTAGATCTTCGAACGTAATCAAGGGTTCAATATGAATAGTGTCACTTTGGCAACCACACAAGGTGACACTTTACCACCGTTGATCGGCTTTTTGAAAAAGGACGAGGCAGAGATTGAGtaagaatttgaacaaactaatTAGGGTGCAGAATagaacaaataattttatagtgCAGTCGGCGATTGTCTTTCAATTAGGGATTCTTGTTAATTGCCAAGTGTGTTAAGATCATTCATTCCATTGCTTTCCTTGTATTCTTGCCTGATTTCATTATCTTGTTTTGTGTGCATCCTATAAGGAAtcatttatttgagaatttgttTATACATGTTCCCTCTTTTCattgtaaattgtaattattttagatttatttcaACAGTGTATACTTAACCGTGCTTACTTTATACAGGTTGGATAACCTTATAATGGAAGCTATATCTAGCTTGAATGAACTTGGTGGTTCTAATAAAACAACCATTGCTTCATTCATTGAGGTATAATTCTGATTGCTAAACCACACTTTTGTTCTACTTTTAATTCATTAGTTGACATGTTGTTATTCTAACATCAGGATGGTAGATGTTATGATACGTAATAAATATCacataaaatcattattttattttgaaagtatTTTAGAATATCTTAGAAAATTTATTGGGAGGTGTTTCCATATTCTATGATTAGTACAAATATGGGTTAGTACTTTGTCTGAGAATGAATCTTGACGCAAGAGTGAGGTGGCTACcttgtgaattgtgatatgGTCATATGGAGGTCATGGAACAGCCTCTGATATGCTTGCTGGTGTAAGGCTGCATACGTCTATCCCCACTAAGATGATCTCACCTATTGGGAGGCTTGTGCCCTAGAGTAATAAATTACAATCACTTGCTGTGCCTGTCATTTACAAGACAATATCCTTGTTTATAGTCCTAGAATTGTAtagaagaaaatgtaagaaatatgtaaagataattaacaaatgcaaaagaagaaaaaaataatcaactaCATATAATAACACTGATAACACAATTGTTTAATTACTTTGATTTTGCTAAGTTGGGGACATCATGAAGCAGAGCTAGTTTGAAAAAGAAGTCTAAAATTAAGCCATTATGTTGAAGACAAGTGAGCCAATTTGCTCAAATTAGCTTCAGTGGTTTGAGACCTGTGCGTGTGAGTGTCGTGCAACAACTCCATGCCTTCTGAAACCTGGTTACTGTGTCTTGTGGTTTCTGCGAGTGAAAGCTTAATGCATCCTGATCTATGATGCTATTTCAACTTTCAGTTGACTAAATCTTATGTGCTTAAGATATGACACATTGTTATTACTAACTGAAGTGTTATAGCATTGCATTTGGTTGGATACTGTTCTGTTTTATATTTCTTATACAATATTGTTTGTGTGAAACATATGttgaatttcatcattttgtatTCTGTAGGACCATTACTGGGCACCGGCTGACTTCAAAAAGCTGCTGTCAGCAAAACTGAAATATCTTACATCTCGTGGAAAACTGATCAAGGTATATTACAACACGTTTCATCATGTCATAACTCATCCATCTAATGCAAACTTACAATAAAAATCGTCATAAATGCACTTGCTTAACTCTAAGATGCTTGGATTAGTATTAGGAAAAATCGAAATCTCACATTAGCTAGAAACAAGGCCAAGCAGAGCTTATAAAGCCTTTGCAATCCTCACCTTAGAAATTGGTTTGCTGGAGTTGAATCAGGCCAAAAAACACTAGATGGTATTAGTGTCTATCCAGACATTATTGGACCACCGTACATTCCATGAACCAAGTTCGTTAGTGTTGGGGGTGATGAGCAGGTGTGTTAGAAAAAACTCAAGACTCACATTGGCGTGAGATAAGGCCTACATAAAACTTCTAATGTCGAGGCAAATCTTAGGCCCCAAACCCTACACATTAGACAAACTCTGGTATTACCAATTATATGACTGTAGGTCTGAGTTCGTGGAGTGGAAAATGGGCTAGATATGGAGTAATAGCTGAATAAAATAATCTCAGGACACGGGGATTTGGAGAGATGCTGAAAAGGATAAGGAAAGAtgtcaaattaaaatgaaagtaGTGACTTGTCGAGTTGAAATGTTAAGAAACAATTCTtgtaattttcttcttcttcagaatACACGTATCTATTTGAAATAGGGGTGCTGTGGATGGTGTTACGTGTTTTATTCTATTCTCTGTAGTCTGTTTCTTATATAAAGCCGTTGGTTGTGGGTTTGGGCTGAGATTCTAGTATACAATACAACTCTCCATTTTCTAATGTAGACTTAAAGACAGTTTTCTTCTTTATATTtgaataatcaatattttttcctGATTTAGTCTTATACATTTATTGTGAGCTATATTTGGATGCTATTCTCATTTTTGGATGTCATGTTTACTTATTTcaatttgagattttatttatttcatgagttgaattttatatttcagGTGAAGCGCAGGTATAGGATTGCACCTACTCCAGCATATTCAGACAGAGGAAGACACCCATCAACATTGTTATTGGAAGGGAGGCAAAAAGGCTCTATGAAATTTTACAGGGATGAGAGCAATATCCCTACTAAGTCTGAGATCGATttagaattagaaaaaataAGGTCCATGTCTGCACAAGAGGCAGCCGCATATGCTGCTCGAGCAGTTGCTGAAGCGGAAGCCCTCATGGCGGAGGCTGAAGAGGCAACAAAGGAGGCAGAGGCTGCAGAAGCGGAGGCAGATGCAATGGAAGCTTTTGTAGAAGCTGAAAGGAAAAGGCTGAAGGAGAAAAACACCCAAAGACGGTAAATCTCggctttttcttcctttgtcATACTATAACTTAATACCTTAATAGGACATGTAGAAGATTCTTTTCGATTCAACTTAGAAGCAAAATAACATGGAATgagttttttatatttacataTGATATTATTTGCCAATTTTATTTGCTCTTCCATAAAACCTGCTTGCAAGAGCATGCATAATACACATCTCTTCTCAAAATTAATCATCTAAAATGATTAGAAATGTGATTTGTTGCACATCTCTTCTCAAAACCGATCATCTAAAATGATTAGAAATGTGATTTGTTTGCGGAAGGATTTATCGTTTCGGAAACATTCTATTAGGCATCTTAGTGATTATTTGGTATATCTATCAAATGGGtgtggtattttattttttttgcatatttaaattTGTAGATGATCCCTGCTTGATTGAAGTGTGAAGAATGAGACTTGAGGAGCGTGATCCGTGGCGTTGGGTAGGACAGAGAGTCAGTTCTTCATAACCATTTGCTGGCATTCTCTATATCTTATGAAGAACTAGACCTTGAAATATACTTGTTGTAGATTAGGAACATTATTTGAATCTTTTGTTGTAATTTCTTGAGAGTGGTTCTTTCCATTAGCCCTCTTCAAGTATACCATTTGTAGAAAGCAGATGTTTAGATGAATTGGAATctattcaaatatttgcaaaaGCATATAGTTTTATTAGTGAaacctttcataaaaaaacctTTTAAGTTAAAGAAAGGATTTATTAGGGATCTTTTCATGTTGTTGGAACAGAGTACCTTTCCATTTATAGGTTTGTGTAGGGGTGGAAATGAGACGAGTTGAGTCTAACTTGGCTTAATTTGACTCAATAAGAATCGATTAAGCTCGGAACTCTGCTTGAGTTCGACACAAATCTTTTTCTATCCCTAGTACAACTAGTTTAAAGTTCAAGAACAACTTGTTTCT
Proteins encoded in this window:
- the LOC25486339 gene encoding telomere repeat-binding factor 1 isoform X2, whose protein sequence is MGVPKQKWSEEEESALKAGVIKHGDKWRNLSVMASGWASREKPKGAMKRVHYQAPRHEDNSMAVTPFFLSDDEIVDVQPLQVSRDMLQISGPKSSSIRLDNLIMEAISSLNELGGSNKTTIASFIEDHYWAPADFKKLLSAKLKYLTSRGKLIKVKRRYRIAPTPAYSDRGRHPSTLLLEGRQKGSMKFYRDESNIPTKSEIDLELEKIRSMSAQEAAAYAARAVAEAEALMAEAEEATKEAEAAEAEADAMEAFVEAERKRLKEKNTQRR
- the LOC25486339 gene encoding telomere repeat-binding factor 1 isoform X1, coding for MGVPKQKWSEEEESALKAGVIKHGVGKWRTILKDPEFNHVLYLRSNVDLKDKWRNLSVMASGWASREKPKGAMKRVHYQAPRHEDNSMAVTPFFLSDDEIVDVQPLQVSRDMLQISGPKSSSIRLDNLIMEAISSLNELGGSNKTTIASFIEDHYWAPADFKKLLSAKLKYLTSRGKLIKVKRRYRIAPTPAYSDRGRHPSTLLLEGRQKGSMKFYRDESNIPTKSEIDLELEKIRSMSAQEAAAYAARAVAEAEALMAEAEEATKEAEAAEAEADAMEAFVEAERKRLKEKNTQRR